One part of the Theobroma cacao chloroplast, complete genome genome encodes these proteins:
- the rps19 gene encoding ribosomal protein S19, with the protein MTRSLKKNPFVANHLLKKIERLNTKAEKEIIITWSRASTIIPTMIGHTIAIHNGREHLPIYITDRMVGHKLGEFAPTINFRGHAKNDNKSRR; encoded by the coding sequence ATGACACGTTCACTAAAAAAAAATCCTTTTGTAGCAAATCATTTATTAAAAAAAATCGAAAGGCTTAATACAAAAGCGGAAAAAGAAATAATAATAACTTGGTCCAGAGCATCTACCATTATACCCACAATGATCGGCCATACTATCGCTATCCATAATGGAAGAGAGCATTTGCCTATTTATATAACGGATCGTATGGTAGGACATAAATTGGGGGAATTCGCACCTACTATAAATTTCCGCGGACACGCGAAAAACGATAATAAATCTCGTCGTTAA
- the rpl23 gene encoding ribosomal protein L23 has translation MDGIKYVVVTDKSIRLLVKNQYTSNVESGSTRTEIKHWVELFFGVKVIAMNSHRLPGKGRRMGPIMGHTMHYRRMIITLQPGYSIPPLRTKRT, from the coding sequence ATGGATGGAATCAAATATGTAGTAGTTACAGACAAAAGTATTCGGTTATTGGTGAAAAATCAATATACTTCTAATGTCGAATCAGGATCAACTAGGACAGAAATAAAGCATTGGGTCGAACTCTTCTTTGGTGTCAAGGTAATAGCTATGAATAGTCATCGACTCCCCGGAAAGGGTAGAAGAATGGGACCTATTATGGGACATACAATGCATTACAGGCGTATGATCATTACGCTTCAACCGGGTTATTCTATTCCACCTCTTAGAACGAAAAGAACTTAA
- the rpl16 gene encoding ribosomal protein L16 yields MLSPKRTRFRKQHRGRMKGISYRGNRICFGRYALQALEPAWITSRQIEAGRRAMTRNVRRGGKIWVRIFPDKPVTVRPTETRMGSGKGSPEYWVAVVKPGRILYEMSGVAENIARKAISIAASKMPIKTQFIISG; encoded by the exons ATGCTTAGT CCCAAAAGAACCAGATTTCGTAAACAACATAGAGGAAGAATGAAAGGAATATCTTATCGAGGTAATCGCATTTGTTTCGGTAGATATGCTCTTCAAGCACTTGAACCCGCTTGGATTACATCTAGACAAATAGAAGCGGGGCGCCGCGCAATGACACGAAATGTACGCCGTGGTGGAAAAATATGGGTACGTATATTTCCAGACAAACCAGTTACGGTAAGACCTACAGAAACACGTATGGGTTCGGGGAAAGGATCTCCCGAGTATTGGGTAGCTGTCGTTAAACCGGGCAGAATACTTTATGAAATGAGCGGAGTAGCCGAAAATATAGCCAGAAAAGCTATTTCAATAGCGGCGTCCAAAATGCCTATAAAAACTCAATTCATTATTTCCGGATAG
- the rps8 gene encoding ribosomal protein S8, which produces MGKDTIADIITSIRNADMNRKGTIRIASTNITENIVKILLREGFIDNVRKHRESNKYFLVLTLRHRRNRKGPYRTILNLRRISRPGLRIYSNYQQIPRILGGMGIVILSTSRGIMTDREARLEGIGGEILCYIW; this is translated from the coding sequence ATGGGTAAGGACACTATTGCTGACATAATAACCTCTATACGAAATGCTGACATGAATAGAAAAGGAACGATTCGAATAGCATCTACTAACATCACTGAAAACATTGTTAAAATACTTTTACGAGAAGGTTTTATCGATAACGTAAGGAAACATCGGGAAAGCAACAAATATTTTTTGGTTTTAACCCTACGACATAGAAGGAATAGGAAAGGACCATATAGAACTATTTTAAATTTACGACGGATCAGTCGACCCGGTCTACGAATCTATTCTAACTATCAACAAATTCCTAGAATTTTAGGCGGGATGGGGATTGTAATTCTTTCTACTTCTCGGGGTATAATGACAGACCGGGAGGCTCGACTAGAAGGAATCGGCGGAGAAATTTTGTGTTATATATGGTAA
- the rpl2 gene encoding ribosomal protein L2, producing the protein MAIHLYKTSTPGTRNGAVDSQVKSNPRNNLIYGQHRCGKGRNARGIITARHRGGGHKRLYRKIDFRRNEKDIYGRIVTIEYDPNRNAYICLIHYGDGEKRYILHPRGAIIGDTIVSGTEVPIKMGNALPLSTDMPLGTAIHNIEITLGRGGQLARAAGAVAKLIAKEGKSATLKLPSGEVRLISKNCSATVGQVGNVGVNQKSLGRAGSKCWLGKRPVVRGVVMNPVDHPHGGGEGRAPIGRKKPATPWGYPALGRRSRKRNKYSDNLILRRRSK; encoded by the exons ATGGCGATACATTTATACAAAACTTCTACCCCGGGCACACGCAATGGAGCCGTAGACAGTCAAGTGAAATCCAATCCACGAAATAATTTGATCTATGGACAGCATCGTTGTGGTAAAGGTCGTAATGCCAGAGGAATCATTACCGCAAGGCATAGAGGGGGAGGTCATAAGCGTCTATACCGTAAAATCGATTTTCGACGAAATGAAAAAGACATATATGGTAGAATCGTAACCATAGAATACGACCCTAATCGAAATGCATACATTTGTCTCATACACTATGGGGATGGTGAGAAGAGATATATTTTACATCCCAGAGGGGCTATAATTGGAGATACCATTGTTTCTGGTACAGAAGTTCCTATAAAAATGGGAAATGCCCTACCTTTGAGT ACCGATATGCCCTTAGGCACGGCCATACATAACATAGAAATCACACTTGGAAGGGGTGGACAATTAGCTAGAGCAGCGGGTGCTGTAGCGAAACTGATTGCAAAAGAGGGGAAATCGGCCACATTAAAATTACCTTCTGGGGAGGTCCGTTTGATATCCAAAAACTGCTCAGCAACAGTCGGACAAGTGGGGAATGTTGGGGTGAACCAGAAAAGTTTGGGTAGAGCCGGATCTAAATGTTGGCTAGGTAAGCGTCCTGTAGTAAGAGGAGTAGTTATGAACCCTGTAGACCATCCCCATGGGGGTGGTGAAGGGAGGGCTCCAATTGGTAGAAAAAAACCCGCAACCCCTTGGGGTTATCCTGCACTTGGAAGAAGAAGTAGAAAAAGGAATAAATATAGTGATAATTTGATTCTTCGTCGCCGTAGTAAATAG
- the rpl36 gene encoding ribosomal protein L36: MKIRASVRKICEKCRLIRRRGRIIVICSNPRHKQRQG; this comes from the coding sequence ATGAAAATAAGGGCTTCCGTTCGTAAAATTTGTGAAAAATGTCGACTAATCCGTAGGAGGGGACGAATTATCGTAATTTGTTCCAACCCGAGACATAAACAAAGACAAGGATAA
- the rpoA gene encoding RNA polymerase alpha subunit — MVREKVKVSTRTLQWKCVESRTDSKRLYYGRFILSPLMKGQADTIGIAMRRALLGEIEGTCITRAKSEKIPHEYSTIVGIQESVHEILMNLKEIVLRSNLYGTRNAFICAKGPGYVTAQDIILPPSVEIVDNTQHIASLTEPIDLCIGLQIERNRGYRIKTPNNFHDGSYPLDAVFMPVRNANHSIHCYGNDNEKQEILFLEIWTNGSLTPKEALHEASRNLIDLFIPFLHAEEENLHLENNQHNVTLPFFPFHDRLAKLRKKKKEIALKYIFIDQSELPPRIYNCLKKSNIHTLLDLLNNSQEDLMKIEHFRIEDVKQILGILEKE; from the coding sequence ATGGTTCGAGAGAAAGTAAAAGTCTCTACTCGGACACTACAGTGGAAGTGTGTTGAATCAAGAACAGATAGTAAGCGTCTTTATTATGGACGCTTTATTCTGTCTCCACTTATGAAAGGTCAAGCCGACACAATAGGCATTGCAATGCGAAGAGCTTTGCTTGGAGAAATAGAAGGAACATGTATTACACGTGCAAAATCTGAGAAAATACCACACGAATATTCTACCATAGTAGGTATTCAAGAATCAGTACATGAAATTTTAATGAATTTGAAAGAAATTGTATTGAGAAGTAATTTGTATGGAACTCGTAACGCCTTTATTTGTGCCAAGGGTCCCGGATATGTAACTGCTCAAGACATCATCTTACCACCTTCTGTGGAAATCGTTGATAATACACAGCATATAGCTAGCCTAACTGAACCAATCGATTTGTGTATTGGATTACAAATCGAGAGAAATAGAGGATACCGTATAAAAACGCCAAATAACTTTCACGACGGAAGTTATCCTCTAGATGCTGTATTCATGCCTGTTCGAAATGCGAATCATAGTATTCATTGTTATGGGAATGATAATGAAAAACAGGAGATACTTTTTCTAGAAATATGGACAAATGGAAGTTTAACTCCTAAAGAAGCACTTCATGAAGCCTCTCGGAATTTGATTGATTTATTTATTCCTTTTCTACATGCGGAAGAAGAAAACTTACATTTAGAAAACAATCAACACAACGTTACTTTACCTTTTTTTCCTTTTCATGATAGATTAGCTAAACTAAGAAAAAAAAAAAAAGAAATAGCATTGAAATATATTTTTATTGACCAATCAGAATTGCCGCCTAGGATCTATAATTGTCTCAAAAAGTCCAATATACATACATTATTGGACCTTTTGAATAACAGTCAAGAAGACCTTATGAAAATTGAACATTTTCGCATAGAAGATGTAAAACAAATATTGGGCATTCTAGAAAAGGAGTAG
- the rps3 gene encoding ribosomal protein S3, producing the protein MGQKINPLGFRLGTTQSHHSLWFAQPKNYSEGLQEDKKIRDCIKNYVQKNLRISSGVEGIARIEIQKRIDLIQVIIYMGFPKLLIEDRPRKIEELQMNVQKELNCMNRKLNIAITRIANPYGHPNILAEFIAGQLKNRVSFRKAMKKAIELTEQADTKGIQIQIAGRIDGKEIARVEWIREGRVPLQTIGAKIDYCSYRVRTIYGVLGIKIWIFIDEE; encoded by the coding sequence ATGGGACAAAAAATAAATCCACTTGGTTTCAGGCTTGGTACAACCCAAAGTCATCATTCTCTTTGGTTTGCACAACCTAAAAATTATTCCGAGGGTCTACAAGAAGATAAAAAAATAAGAGACTGTATCAAGAATTATGTACAAAAAAATCTGAGAATATCTTCCGGTGTCGAGGGAATTGCACGTATAGAGATTCAAAAAAGAATCGATCTAATTCAGGTCATAATCTATATGGGATTTCCAAAATTATTAATTGAGGATAGGCCACGAAAAATCGAAGAACTACAGATGAATGTGCAAAAAGAACTTAATTGTATGAACCGAAAACTCAACATTGCTATTACAAGAATTGCAAATCCATATGGGCACCCTAATATTCTTGCAGAATTTATAGCCGGACAATTAAAAAATAGAGTTTCATTTCGAAAAGCAATGAAAAAGGCTATTGAATTAACTGAGCAAGCGGATACAAAAGGAATTCAAATACAAATTGCAGGGCGTATCGACGGAAAAGAAATCGCGCGTGTCGAATGGATCCGAGAAGGTAGGGTTCCTCTACAAACCATTGGAGCGAAAATTGATTATTGCTCCTATAGAGTTCGAACTATCTATGGGGTATTAGGAATCAAAATTTGGATATTTATAGATGAAGAATAA
- the rps11 gene encoding ribosomal protein S11 — protein sequence MAKPIPKVGSRRNGRSGARKSTRRIPKGVIHVQASFNNTIVTVTDVRGRVISWSSAGTCGFKGTRRGTPFAAQTAAGNAIRAVVDQGMQRAEVMIKGPGLGRDAALRAIRRSGILLSFVRDVTPMPHNGCRPPKKRRV from the coding sequence ATGGCAAAACCTATACCAAAAGTTGGTTCACGTAGGAATGGGCGCAGTGGTGCACGTAAAAGTACACGTAGAATACCAAAAGGAGTTATTCATGTTCAAGCAAGTTTCAACAATACCATTGTTACTGTTACAGATGTACGGGGTCGGGTAATTTCTTGGTCCTCCGCCGGTACTTGTGGATTCAAGGGTACAAGAAGAGGGACTCCTTTTGCTGCTCAAACCGCAGCAGGAAATGCTATTCGAGCGGTAGTAGACCAAGGTATGCAACGAGCAGAAGTTATGATAAAGGGTCCTGGTCTCGGAAGAGATGCAGCATTACGAGCTATTCGTAGAAGTGGTATACTATTAAGTTTCGTACGGGATGTAACCCCTATGCCACATAATGGCTGTCGACCCCCTAAAAAAAGACGTGTGTAG
- the rpl14 gene encoding ribosomal protein L14, with amino-acid sequence MIQPQTHLNVADNSGARELMCIRVIGASNRRYAHIGDVIVAVIKEAVPNTPLERSEVIRAVIVRTCKELKRDNGMIIRYDDNAAVVIDQEGNPKGTRIFGAIARELRQLNFTKIVSLAPEVL; translated from the coding sequence ATGATTCAACCTCAGACCCATTTGAATGTAGCAGATAACAGCGGGGCCCGAGAATTGATGTGTATTCGAGTCATAGGAGCTAGTAATCGCCGATATGCTCATATCGGTGACGTTATTGTTGCTGTGATCAAGGAAGCAGTACCAAATACACCTCTAGAAAGATCAGAAGTGATCAGAGCTGTAATTGTACGTACTTGTAAAGAACTCAAACGCGACAACGGTATGATAATACGATATGATGACAACGCTGCAGTTGTCATTGATCAAGAAGGAAATCCAAAAGGAACTCGAATTTTTGGTGCGATCGCCCGGGAATTGAGACAGTTAAATTTCACTAAAATAGTTTCATTAGCTCCTGAGGTATTATAA